In Rhodopirellula islandica, one DNA window encodes the following:
- a CDS encoding DUF3320 domain-containing protein, which produces MTDELNVTSEPVCIQVESVDCLNYASWQNSVPLVKSLQVRNRTGEAIQDVRLSVASSPSFIRPKQWVLDRLDANSENVLRDRDVQLDADYLNGLNEAERGVLRFTLCHGEKVIGTAEKAIRVLARDEWGGLNSGGELLAAFVMPNDPAIAKVLKIASDVLAKHGYDSALDGYQSRDPRRAYMLVASLWSAVASRSLTYANPPRSFELVGQKTRRPATVMTDGLATCLDSTLLFAAAIEAVGLNPVVVMVEGHCFVGAWLIEKTLGHVIERDCSEIRKAIAARELITFETTLVTGRPPARFEDAVKTATAATSEAKEDAYLATIDIGRARMSQIRPLASHQAAANNAEEPQEERGPLPLPAAPAIADLAMEVADETPATPEGRIDRWQRKLLDLSLRNRLLNFKPNKQSVPILCPDISLLEDRLADGKKLRLLSLPKQNPLGERDAETHRQRTSQDLDVEFARQALNRDEVSCSLTEDELSKRLTTLYRNVRNDLSEGGSNTLFLAVGFLRWKQKPEESKTYRAPLLLVPVKLTRKSALSPYYLALHEDDVRFNATLIQLLKKDFDRDLSFFESDLPRDESGVDVPKILATMRREVRDIPGFEVVDESALGTFSFAKYLMWKDLVDRIEALKQNRVVRHLIDSPDQAFESASGSIPNPGEIDVRFAPKDIYHPLPADSSQLAAVMAASEGQDFVLVGPPGTGKSQTIANVISQCLAVGKTVLFVAEKTAALDVVYRRLKEHGLGDCCLELHSNKAERRKFLDQLNSAWQNNRRVDENDWLTISERLKIRRDELNAYVASIHQTHPNGWSAFEAMGTCVKSGDQPTPPLDWADNVQHDRDAYQNLARIVDSLALTYGAIDPASALPMVKKTQWSASWEQTLLAQCGQLQSVASDLRDALQVFAKAIGIGPKLDCSLAEMDGLNRLARSLVDCAGEDVRMLFHKQFAKFPAAKAELASAIDAYRDAMQSMDADYADSLDTIPIEEIDQSWRQAVSAFFPMSWFAKRKVTRLLQTYASSGVANPETDIAGVRSVRQQLTTIAASPLAHQTSHWNGTETDTSKLETQVAKASELRSSIVAIGKLLNATNEISKAVHPSINGENVEAPPFVAAAQFQKATQAFLVGIKAFSDASGAMPLSKETSGIVEAAIAAAQGVETNRSGLQRWTSWCEVKKEAKTAGLASFVTALEQGELNASDLVDRFRLAYAKWWIRGVIDRDDVLRSFQRFKHEDAIADFRELDEQARAAASTRAKQAISHNLPVEGIPKKSELGLLRHQIGLTRPSKSIREVISAMPEAFGKLAPCLLMSPLSIAQYLPSDQALFDVVIFDEASQITTWDAIGAIARGRQTIIVGDPKQLPPTNFFGRTDDDETNDDIEDHEKDLESILDEAKASGLPTLQLNWHYRSRHESLIAFSNWNYYGNNLVTFPAAESEDRGVSFVHLPDAVYDRGKSRTNRKEAEAIVRDAVERMKRNLSLPEEKRLTFGVITFNSQQQSLIQDLFDQAQRDCPELDWYFADERIEPTVVKNLENVQGDERDVMLFSITFGRDISGKSIPLTFGALNRDGGERRLNVAVTRARQELVVFSSFKADELNAERSKARGVSDLKAFLEYAEKGPEAIAARIEGSVGGFDSPFEEAVAEALQDRGWQVVPQVGVSGFRVDLGIRHPDKPGAFLSGVECDGATYHRSAVARDRDKTRQLVLENLGWNILRVWSPDWWYDAKSATETLDQQLSELLEQSRSEESGISKPEIETPQAVPDEAEPANAPSQPAQADEESSASSAANNDSNANYARVQLPDTSGNQDRFYDASYDDELKQMAMEVLKQEAPIRDDVLAKQIARAHGFARTGANIRNRILELLGDVVATDESTGRFLWSSEEPQTVVNFRFAQSDDDRRSVDEISIAELSGLIHQQRELLAEDDPAIALARSIGLARLSQSARDRIEEAIRKVCED; this is translated from the coding sequence ATGACTGACGAATTGAACGTGACTTCGGAACCTGTTTGCATCCAAGTGGAATCGGTTGATTGCTTGAACTATGCGTCTTGGCAGAATTCGGTCCCGCTGGTGAAGTCATTGCAGGTCCGAAACCGAACAGGCGAAGCGATTCAAGATGTCAGACTGTCGGTCGCTTCGTCACCGAGCTTTATCCGCCCCAAGCAGTGGGTGCTTGATCGACTGGATGCCAATTCCGAAAACGTGCTTCGTGATCGCGATGTGCAATTGGATGCAGACTACTTGAACGGTCTGAACGAAGCCGAACGCGGTGTCCTGAGGTTCACGCTCTGTCATGGTGAGAAAGTCATTGGGACGGCGGAGAAAGCAATTCGCGTTTTGGCCCGAGACGAGTGGGGAGGCTTGAATTCAGGAGGCGAGTTGCTGGCGGCGTTTGTGATGCCGAACGATCCCGCCATCGCGAAGGTGCTGAAGATTGCCAGCGATGTGCTAGCGAAACACGGCTACGACTCAGCACTCGATGGTTACCAGAGCCGTGACCCACGACGTGCATACATGCTTGTCGCGTCCCTGTGGTCGGCGGTCGCGTCTCGCTCGTTGACTTATGCGAACCCGCCACGAAGTTTCGAATTGGTTGGCCAGAAAACTCGTCGTCCCGCCACGGTGATGACGGATGGCTTGGCCACATGCTTGGACAGCACGCTGCTGTTCGCCGCCGCGATTGAAGCGGTCGGATTGAATCCCGTCGTGGTGATGGTGGAAGGTCACTGTTTCGTCGGCGCGTGGCTGATCGAGAAAACACTTGGGCATGTGATCGAGCGAGATTGCAGTGAGATCCGAAAAGCAATCGCCGCTCGCGAACTGATCACCTTTGAGACCACGCTCGTTACCGGACGTCCGCCAGCCCGATTTGAAGATGCGGTCAAAACAGCAACGGCAGCGACCAGCGAGGCAAAAGAAGACGCTTACCTCGCGACAATCGACATCGGGCGTGCGCGAATGAGCCAAATTCGTCCGCTCGCTTCGCATCAAGCCGCGGCGAACAACGCGGAAGAACCTCAAGAAGAACGTGGACCGCTTCCTTTGCCCGCCGCTCCCGCAATCGCCGATCTCGCAATGGAGGTGGCGGATGAGACGCCTGCCACGCCTGAAGGTCGCATAGACCGTTGGCAACGCAAATTACTGGACCTCTCGCTTCGCAATCGGCTGTTGAATTTCAAGCCGAACAAGCAATCGGTACCAATCCTTTGCCCTGACATCTCTTTGCTCGAGGATCGCTTGGCAGATGGCAAGAAGCTGCGGTTGCTTTCGCTGCCGAAGCAAAACCCGCTCGGCGAACGTGACGCGGAAACGCATCGTCAGCGAACCAGCCAGGATCTGGACGTCGAGTTTGCACGCCAGGCTTTGAATCGTGACGAAGTATCTTGCTCCCTCACCGAGGATGAACTGTCGAAACGACTGACCACGCTCTATCGCAACGTCCGGAACGATCTCTCCGAAGGAGGTTCGAACACGCTGTTTTTGGCAGTTGGATTCTTGCGATGGAAGCAGAAACCGGAAGAGTCCAAGACCTACCGGGCACCGTTGCTGCTGGTGCCCGTCAAACTGACTCGAAAAAGTGCGTTGTCGCCGTATTACCTCGCGTTGCACGAAGACGATGTCCGGTTCAACGCGACCTTGATTCAGTTGCTGAAAAAGGACTTCGATCGAGATTTGTCGTTCTTTGAGTCAGATCTTCCTCGCGACGAGAGCGGCGTCGATGTTCCGAAGATCCTTGCCACGATGCGTCGAGAAGTTCGCGATATTCCCGGCTTTGAAGTCGTCGATGAATCGGCATTGGGAACGTTCTCGTTCGCGAAGTATTTGATGTGGAAGGACTTGGTTGATCGCATCGAAGCGCTGAAGCAAAACCGAGTCGTCCGCCACTTGATCGACAGCCCCGACCAGGCGTTTGAATCCGCGTCGGGTTCGATCCCAAATCCTGGGGAGATCGACGTTCGGTTTGCTCCCAAAGACATCTATCACCCGCTCCCAGCCGATTCGTCGCAGTTGGCCGCCGTGATGGCAGCCTCCGAGGGGCAGGACTTTGTTCTGGTAGGACCGCCGGGAACGGGAAAAAGCCAGACAATCGCCAACGTCATTTCGCAGTGCTTGGCAGTTGGCAAAACCGTGTTGTTCGTTGCGGAGAAGACAGCCGCCCTCGATGTGGTTTACAGAAGGCTGAAAGAACATGGGTTGGGCGATTGCTGTCTTGAGCTGCATAGCAACAAGGCCGAACGCCGGAAATTCCTCGACCAATTGAATTCGGCATGGCAAAACAACCGGCGAGTCGACGAGAACGATTGGCTCACCATCAGTGAGCGTCTGAAAATCCGCCGAGACGAATTGAACGCCTACGTTGCCTCCATTCACCAGACGCATCCCAACGGCTGGTCCGCATTCGAGGCGATGGGCACATGTGTGAAAAGTGGCGACCAACCAACGCCGCCTTTGGATTGGGCCGACAACGTGCAGCACGATCGCGACGCCTATCAAAACCTAGCCCGCATCGTCGATTCACTGGCGCTCACCTACGGCGCGATCGATCCCGCATCCGCGTTGCCGATGGTGAAGAAGACGCAGTGGTCAGCCTCATGGGAGCAAACGCTGCTTGCTCAGTGTGGGCAGTTGCAGAGTGTCGCGAGTGATTTGAGAGACGCATTGCAAGTCTTTGCCAAAGCGATCGGCATTGGCCCGAAGCTGGATTGTTCGTTGGCGGAAATGGATGGTTTAAATCGGTTGGCAAGGTCCTTGGTCGATTGTGCCGGCGAGGATGTTCGCATGCTGTTCCACAAGCAATTTGCGAAATTCCCCGCGGCCAAAGCCGAATTGGCATCCGCGATCGACGCCTACCGTGACGCGATGCAGTCCATGGACGCGGACTACGCTGATTCGCTCGACACAATTCCGATTGAGGAGATCGACCAAAGCTGGCGTCAAGCGGTTTCAGCATTCTTTCCGATGTCATGGTTCGCCAAGCGAAAGGTGACTCGTCTGTTGCAGACATACGCATCGAGTGGTGTCGCCAATCCGGAAACGGATATCGCGGGCGTTCGATCGGTCCGACAGCAATTGACGACCATCGCGGCCAGTCCGCTCGCTCATCAGACAAGCCACTGGAATGGCACCGAAACCGACACGTCCAAGCTAGAAACTCAGGTGGCAAAGGCCAGCGAACTTCGCTCTTCGATTGTCGCCATCGGAAAACTGCTGAACGCGACGAACGAGATTTCAAAAGCAGTTCATCCGTCTATCAATGGAGAGAACGTTGAAGCACCTCCGTTCGTGGCTGCCGCGCAATTCCAGAAAGCGACGCAAGCATTTCTAGTTGGTATCAAAGCGTTTTCAGATGCCTCCGGGGCGATGCCTCTGTCAAAAGAGACCTCGGGAATCGTCGAAGCCGCGATCGCCGCCGCGCAGGGCGTTGAAACGAATCGAAGTGGCCTGCAACGTTGGACGTCGTGGTGTGAGGTAAAGAAGGAGGCGAAGACAGCGGGGCTCGCTTCTTTCGTAACCGCCCTGGAGCAAGGCGAATTGAACGCGTCCGACTTAGTCGACCGTTTTCGGCTGGCCTACGCGAAGTGGTGGATTCGGGGCGTGATCGACCGGGACGATGTCCTGCGCTCGTTCCAACGCTTCAAGCATGAAGATGCGATCGCTGACTTTCGGGAATTGGATGAGCAGGCCCGAGCGGCAGCATCGACGCGTGCCAAACAGGCGATTTCGCACAACTTGCCTGTCGAAGGCATTCCCAAGAAAAGTGAACTAGGGCTGCTACGTCATCAAATCGGATTGACTCGTCCCAGCAAGTCGATTCGCGAGGTGATTAGTGCGATGCCGGAGGCGTTCGGAAAGCTTGCGCCGTGTTTGCTCATGTCCCCGCTTTCGATCGCACAGTACCTGCCGTCGGACCAGGCCTTGTTTGACGTCGTCATCTTTGATGAAGCGTCCCAGATCACGACGTGGGACGCGATCGGTGCGATCGCTCGCGGCCGACAAACGATCATCGTGGGCGACCCCAAGCAACTGCCGCCGACAAACTTCTTTGGTCGAACCGACGATGATGAAACCAATGACGATATCGAAGATCACGAGAAAGACCTCGAAAGCATCCTGGACGAAGCGAAGGCATCGGGACTGCCAACACTCCAGTTGAACTGGCACTACCGCAGTCGCCATGAATCCTTGATCGCGTTTTCGAACTGGAACTACTACGGCAACAACTTGGTCACGTTTCCCGCGGCGGAATCGGAGGATCGGGGCGTCTCGTTCGTCCACCTTCCCGATGCGGTCTACGATCGTGGCAAGAGCCGCACCAATCGCAAAGAAGCAGAAGCGATTGTTCGCGATGCCGTCGAGAGGATGAAACGCAATCTCAGTCTGCCGGAAGAGAAGCGATTGACGTTTGGTGTGATCACGTTCAACTCTCAGCAACAGTCGCTGATCCAAGACTTGTTCGATCAAGCCCAGCGAGATTGCCCCGAGTTGGATTGGTACTTTGCCGACGAACGGATTGAGCCGACCGTGGTGAAGAATCTCGAGAACGTCCAAGGCGACGAGCGTGATGTGATGTTGTTTTCGATCACGTTTGGTCGCGACATCTCCGGCAAGAGCATCCCCCTGACCTTTGGTGCGTTGAATCGTGACGGTGGCGAGAGGCGATTGAACGTGGCTGTTACAAGGGCACGACAGGAACTGGTCGTCTTCTCGTCCTTCAAGGCTGACGAACTCAATGCGGAACGATCCAAAGCTCGAGGCGTGAGCGACCTGAAAGCGTTCCTGGAATACGCCGAGAAAGGTCCCGAAGCAATCGCGGCACGGATCGAAGGGAGTGTCGGTGGATTCGATTCGCCCTTCGAGGAGGCTGTTGCGGAGGCGTTGCAAGACAGGGGATGGCAAGTCGTGCCGCAAGTCGGCGTGTCTGGATTTCGCGTCGACCTGGGTATTCGACATCCCGACAAACCAGGAGCGTTTCTATCCGGCGTCGAGTGCGATGGAGCGACTTATCATCGCAGTGCGGTGGCCCGCGACCGAGACAAGACTCGGCAGTTGGTGCTGGAGAACCTTGGTTGGAACATCTTGCGAGTTTGGTCGCCCGATTGGTGGTACGACGCGAAATCGGCAACAGAAACGCTTGACCAACAATTGTCTGAGTTGTTGGAACAGTCGCGAAGCGAAGAATCCGGGATTTCCAAGCCAGAAATCGAAACCCCACAAGCAGTGCCTGACGAAGCAGAACCTGCTAACGCCCCCTCCCAGCCGGCCCAGGCCGATGAAGAGTCATCGGCAAGCTCCGCCGCGAACAACGATTCCAATGCCAACTATGCTCGCGTCCAGTTACCGGACACATCTGGCAACCAAGATCGGTTTTACGACGCGTCCTACGATGACGAACTGAAGCAGATGGCGATGGAAGTCTTGAAACAAGAAGCCCCCATTCGCGATGATGTTCTCGCCAAACAGATTGCCCGCGCACATGGATTCGCAAGAACGGGAGCCAACATCCGAAACCGCATCCTGGAACTGCTCGGGGACGTGGTCGCAACCGACGAATCGACCGGCCGCTTCCTCTGGTCCAGCGAAGAGCCACAGACGGTCGTGAATTTTCGGTTCGCTCAATCAGACGATGACCGACGCAGCGTCGATGAAATCTCCATTGCCGAGCTTTCCGGATTGATCCATCAGCAGCGAGAGCTCTTGGCGGAAGACGATCCCGCTATCGCATTGGCTCGCAGTATCGGTCTGGCACGCTTGTCTCAATCCGCCCGAGATCGAATTGAGGAAGCGATTCGAAAAGTCTGCGAGGATTGA
- a CDS encoding cation:proton antiporter: MKVEPVTAWSLLLGLIFLLAALGRGPLRRWPVSMPAIFLLIGAAIGPWGLGLLDFELIKHVKVVESVTEVAVLISLLTAGLQLKPQWKHYLRAPIPLASVTMIVTITGVAIVGTMLLDLPLGAAILLGAVLAPTDPVLASDVQVKDHQDTDRLRYALTGEAGLNDGAAFPFIMLGLGLLGHHELGEYGWRWITVDLLWATTAGLGVGWISGYSVSRAAVWIKRQANSPAACEEALTLGLIGLSYGAALLLHAYGFLAVFAAGVAMRRYADRQSDDEQPDKLMHTVTEVNDQFGHIIEVAVVVLVGALATSHWTMASDWWIAMLVFFLFRPIGVLLALALKDIRFSQKILISLFGIRGIGSLYYLSYAISHGLEDPIANRLAGIVLTTITLSIMIHSNVASLMMRRYAEEKDAKTTPATS; encoded by the coding sequence ATGAAAGTTGAACCGGTGACCGCATGGTCGCTTCTATTGGGCCTGATCTTTCTGCTCGCTGCGTTGGGCCGAGGGCCGCTGCGACGTTGGCCGGTGTCGATGCCCGCGATCTTCCTGTTGATCGGTGCCGCGATCGGACCGTGGGGACTGGGATTGCTCGATTTCGAGTTGATCAAACATGTCAAAGTGGTGGAATCAGTGACCGAAGTCGCTGTCTTGATCAGTTTGCTCACCGCCGGATTGCAACTCAAGCCACAGTGGAAGCACTACCTAAGGGCACCCATTCCACTGGCATCCGTGACAATGATCGTCACGATCACCGGAGTCGCCATCGTGGGAACGATGTTGCTGGACTTGCCCTTGGGAGCCGCCATCTTGCTGGGAGCCGTTCTCGCACCGACGGATCCAGTCCTGGCCAGTGACGTGCAAGTCAAAGATCATCAAGACACCGATCGACTGCGATACGCACTCACCGGAGAAGCGGGGCTCAATGATGGTGCCGCTTTTCCATTCATCATGCTTGGCCTGGGATTGCTTGGGCACCATGAACTCGGCGAATATGGTTGGCGATGGATCACGGTGGATCTTTTGTGGGCAACCACAGCAGGACTCGGTGTGGGTTGGATAAGCGGTTACTCGGTCAGCCGCGCGGCAGTGTGGATCAAACGGCAAGCCAACTCGCCCGCCGCCTGCGAAGAAGCGTTGACGCTGGGACTGATCGGACTGAGCTATGGAGCAGCACTGTTGCTCCACGCCTATGGATTCCTGGCGGTCTTTGCTGCGGGCGTTGCGATGCGACGGTACGCGGACCGGCAATCTGATGACGAGCAGCCTGACAAGCTGATGCACACGGTGACCGAAGTGAACGACCAGTTCGGACACATCATCGAAGTCGCCGTTGTTGTGCTGGTGGGCGCCCTCGCGACTTCCCACTGGACCATGGCGAGCGATTGGTGGATCGCGATGCTCGTGTTTTTCCTGTTCCGACCAATCGGCGTGCTGCTCGCACTGGCGCTCAAAGACATCCGCTTCTCGCAAAAGATCCTGATCTCTCTGTTTGGCATTCGCGGAATCGGATCACTCTACTACCTGAGCTACGCGATCAGTCATGGACTGGAGGATCCCATCGCCAATCGACTCGCTGGAATCGTCCTCACCACCATCACACTTTCGATCATGATCCACAGCAATGTCGCATCGCTGATGATGCGAAGGTACGCCGAAGAAAAGGATGCCAAAACAACGCCCGCCACTTCATGA
- a CDS encoding efflux RND transporter periplasmic adaptor subunit codes for MKHITSVLKALVGPGIIIAVVAAIWFFRAELFGSRELSETPTASSSGESAEKQTVLEISEQARKNLGLSSAPAKPQAYWRSVTIPGVVADRPGLSDRGVTSPAVGIVTAIHAFPGDTMGPGDALFTLRLFSEYLQSTQTQLFKANQETGIIQEQIDRLSGAVRTGAVSKAKMIELQADMSRQQAIIQSSRQDLLTRGLRPEQIDLVQQQGQFVSTIEVTAPPPLAGQVASTGEPSNPVQQASLITDSVSPSEIAYEVQELSVEMGQQVQAGQLLAKLSNHQSLYVVGHAFKREASFLEKAAAENRPVEIEFAEDKAGDWPMIEQTFHIRHLSNSIDPASRTFDFFVPLSNQSHAYTKSGNQFLVWRFRPGQRARIRVPVEQFENVIVVPAEAVVREGPEAYVFRQNGDLFKRFPVHVLHEDRQSIVIANDGSIPRGSYLAQSSAASLNRVLKSQTASGEQPGLHVHPDGTVHAAH; via the coding sequence ATGAAACACATCACATCCGTTCTGAAAGCCCTGGTCGGGCCAGGGATCATCATCGCTGTTGTCGCCGCGATTTGGTTCTTCCGAGCAGAATTGTTCGGTAGTAGAGAGTTGAGCGAAACGCCGACTGCTAGCTCGTCGGGCGAGTCTGCCGAGAAGCAAACGGTGCTTGAGATCAGCGAGCAAGCAAGGAAAAACCTTGGCTTGTCGTCCGCTCCCGCGAAGCCGCAAGCGTACTGGCGATCAGTCACGATTCCTGGTGTCGTGGCGGATCGGCCGGGTTTGTCGGATCGTGGTGTGACATCGCCCGCTGTTGGCATTGTGACCGCGATTCACGCGTTTCCGGGCGATACGATGGGGCCGGGCGATGCCTTGTTCACGCTTCGATTGTTCAGCGAATACTTGCAGAGCACGCAGACGCAGCTCTTCAAGGCGAATCAAGAAACGGGCATCATCCAGGAACAGATCGACCGCTTGTCTGGAGCCGTTCGCACTGGTGCGGTGTCCAAGGCGAAGATGATCGAACTGCAAGCAGACATGAGCCGTCAACAAGCGATCATTCAATCCTCTCGGCAGGATTTGCTGACGCGAGGCCTGCGTCCTGAGCAGATTGATCTCGTTCAACAACAAGGGCAGTTCGTCTCAACGATCGAAGTCACCGCTCCTCCACCATTGGCTGGACAAGTCGCTTCAACCGGCGAACCCAGTAACCCCGTTCAGCAAGCGAGTCTGATCACAGATTCCGTCTCACCGAGCGAAATTGCCTATGAGGTTCAAGAGTTGAGCGTGGAGATGGGTCAGCAGGTGCAGGCCGGCCAGTTGCTTGCCAAGTTATCGAACCATCAATCGCTGTACGTGGTCGGACACGCCTTCAAACGCGAAGCGTCGTTTTTGGAGAAGGCGGCGGCGGAGAATCGTCCCGTGGAGATCGAGTTTGCGGAGGATAAAGCCGGCGATTGGCCCATGATCGAGCAAACGTTTCATATTCGGCATCTATCGAATTCGATCGATCCTGCTAGCCGCACCTTTGACTTCTTTGTCCCTTTGTCGAATCAGTCGCACGCCTACACGAAATCGGGCAATCAGTTCTTGGTTTGGCGATTCCGTCCTGGCCAACGAGCAAGGATTCGCGTTCCGGTGGAACAATTTGAAAATGTCATCGTTGTGCCCGCTGAAGCCGTGGTTCGGGAAGGCCCTGAGGCGTATGTGTTCCGTCAAAACGGCGACCTCTTCAAACGGTTTCCGGTTCATGTCCTGCACGAAGACCGTCAGTCAATAGTGATCGCCAACGACGGCAGCATTCCACGTGGGAGCTACTTGGCCCAGAGTTCCGCCGCATCGTTGAACCGAGTCTTGAAATCGCAAACAGCCAGCGGCGAGCAGCCCGGCCTCCACGTCCATCCGGACGGCACTGTTCACGCCGCACACTGA